Genomic segment of Salvia hispanica cultivar TCC Black 2014 chromosome 2, UniMelb_Shisp_WGS_1.0, whole genome shotgun sequence:
GTTGAAGGACATTGAAGGTGGAGCTTGGTTTAAAAAggtttttctaattttgttggAGTCTGCATTAATTGAGACATCGGCGTGTGGCTATGTTAGGccaaaaatattacatttCATCGAAGATATTACAGATTTTCATCGTATAAATTGGTGTGGTTATATGATTTCCGTTCTGCTTAAAACGCATAGACATTGGAAGGAACACAAAACAACAACATTTAGTGGTCCAATTGCTTTTTTGGTGGTAAGCtcccaaattaaattcattattttcttgtgTTGACATGCCTATAATGTTGTGGTGATTATTACTTCGTATTGTATTGATGTTAaatactttatatattttgtcagTGTTGTTATGTTGATCGAATTTTCCATGGCCAACGACCTGTGCCACATTGCTATCCAATGGTCGAAGGATGGACTGAAGGTCTTTTGAAAAAGCGGCAAGAAGCAGAAAAACAGGATGGATCTTATGGCAAGGGATATTTAGATGAACAGTTTGACAAACGTCAAGACAAGTCTAGGGCTGAATTGGGTGATAGTGGTTTAAGCGAACGACAAAGTGGAAAACAACCAATTGATTATCCCATAAATACGACACACCTATCTGGGAAAAATGGTACGATGAAAGTGGCTGATGCTGTGATCAATCTACTGCAAGTACTGAAGGATACTCTAAGGATACTCCTGTGGAAATACGAACTTTAGACTGTTTCAAAATGATATGGGACATGATGAGGAGGGCATTCGGTGTAGCTGATACTACAATTGAACAAGACACAAATCCAGTGGGCACCCTCACACAATCAATGTCACAAGAAGAGTGTCGCGGTAGTCAATGGTCTGAGACATTGGATGCGCTCTTGAAGGGGGCTGAGGAGTTGTTACACAAAAGACATGAGTTCCCAAGTTTTAGTTTGGGAATGGGGTTCACACAAGTAAGTGTATTGTTTGTCTGTCTAAAAATATACTGCTGATAATGCTTGTAACATTATCCAGCGTACAAGTTGATATTGATTAATATATGGTGTTTTTGATGAATTGTAAGGATTTATATGCCGAAGCTGACATTGGTGGCGGCAGTGGAGGTCTCGGGTCTGTAAACGAAGTTCTTATTCACGAGAAACACACAACTGATGATGACCTATTGATAGAGGCAACAGTTGGTAATTTTCAATATCAGGGTAGTATCAGTACAAGATCAATGCAGTTAGTtcgtataaaaaattataaagttgaATTGATGTTGAAACCATTTCATATCTTTAAGGGGGGATGGTCTGACAATGACATTGAAGAGCATCACCTACTTGTTGCAAGCCTAACTGAATATGTAAGTATAGTTAGGAGACGTActaaaagcaaaaaaatgtATTTGACATATATGTGTTGACAAATGATGTTTAGTAATGTAATGTGGAACCGGATATGATTGTTGGGAACATTGGTGCTGAGGTCATCGCAAAAGGTGTTGCAAATCGTTCTCCAAGTACAATGGCTGGTGGTATGCCTACTATAccaaaagtgaataaaattgtCGGACGTACTACATATAGCAGTCTACATTTTCGTATTGTGTTGAAGTGTTATGCTATATTGATATgccatatttattttgttgatgttgtCGGCAACATTCGTGTAGGACGAGTCTTTGTGTCATGAGAAGGGAACTAATGCTGAGATTGCCAACGCAATTAAATTGACAAATTCAATTGTTCAAGACATAGCTAGAGAGGTAATACAACATAGTAAAAGTTATTGTGTGACGGTTTTAGGCTTACAATATTTccgttattttttaaaactcccATAGCTTGAGCATGTCCTCACAGACTCGATTATATGTTCTGCTGTGGAAGTAGTTCTACACGAAGGAGTTGATGCTTTCTTCTTAACTAATAATGAACATCAGCAGGCTTTGGGTGTCGAGAAAGGGAAACAAAAGGCACATGGACCAACTTTGGAAGTATCAGAATATCAAGATAGACGTCAAACAACACACAAGATTGCAATGGAGGTTAAAGATATTACAAATTTGTTTCtctaaagtttttattttctgattATTAATCCTTGACCTCAGGTGCCTCCAATATCTGTAGAGTTGGTGCGAGGGGTTCGGATGCGTGCTACGAA
This window contains:
- the LOC125207740 gene encoding uncharacterized protein LOC125207740 isoform X3 — its product is MSRLKRTAANHVGESSGGTKRNKGSTAIVVRNSGDATDEGEKLIIKRNTRKFVKILQSLNEKQIAAVTEMGFGELIHYNVAAIPRELASWLLKNFDPIKCNIALPGSGPDLHIDESDVELTFGFPRGDIKVERIDRQDDISIMSKIAGVVGVERPNVKASKVAEEMLKDIEGGAWFKKVFLILLESALIETSACGYVRPKILHFIEDITDFHRINWCGYMISVLLKTHRHWKEHKTTTFSGPIAFLVCCYVDRIFHGQRPVPHCYPMVEGWTEGLLKKRQEAEKQDGSYGKGYLDEQFDKRQDKSRAELGDSGLSERQSGKQPIDYPINTTHLSGKNGTMKVADAVINLLQVLKDTLRILLWKYEL
- the LOC125207740 gene encoding uncharacterized protein LOC125207740 isoform X1 — encoded protein: MIWDMMRRAFGVADTTIEQDTNPVGTLTQSMSQEECRGSQWSETLDALLKGAEELLHKRHEFPSFSLGMGFTQDLYAEADIGGGSGGLGSVNEVLIHEKHTTDDDLLIEATVGNFQYQGSISTRSMQLVRIKNYKVELMLKPFHIFKGGWSDNDIEEHHLLVASLTEYDESLCHEKGTNAEIANAIKLTNSIVQDIAREQALGVEKGKQKAHGPTLEVSEYQDRRQTTHKIAMEVPPISVELVRGVRMRATKRKSPALCSPYNERAVPIMIKQSAEERDMYYWLVWTQGENDNMEVYFDDTVLLTKIQMISMKPHSHVFEKVVDAWASYLNHMELYRAPSSPSRVFMTTFPCFPRSYSRLGSCYWVSSFLSEC
- the LOC125207740 gene encoding uncharacterized protein LOC125207740 isoform X2 yields the protein MIWDMMRRAFGVADTTIEQDTNPVGTLTQSMSQEECRGSQWSETLDALLKGAEELLHKRHEFPSFSLGMGFTQDLYAEADIGGGSGGLGSVNEVLIHEKHTTDDDLLIEATVGNFQYQGSISTRSMQLVRIKNYKVELMLKPFHIFKGGWSDNDIEEHHLLVASLTEYDESLCHEKGTNAEIANAIKLTNSIVQDIAREALGVEKGKQKAHGPTLEVSEYQDRRQTTHKIAMEVPPISVELVRGVRMRATKRKSPALCSPYNERAVPIMIKQSAEERDMYYWLVWTQGENDNMEVYFDDTVLLTKIQMISMKPHSHVFEKVVDAWASYLNHMELYRAPSSPSRVFMTTFPCFPRSYSRLGSCYWVSSFLSEC
- the LOC125207740 gene encoding uncharacterized protein LOC125207740 isoform X4; this encodes MIWDMMRRAFGVADTTIEQDTNPVGTLTQSMSQEECRGSQWSETLDALLKGAEELLHKRHEFPSFSLGMGFTQDLYAEADIGGGSGGLGSVNEVLIHEKHTTDDDLLIEATGGWSDNDIEEHHLLVASLTEYDESLCHEKGTNAEIANAIKLTNSIVQDIAREQALGVEKGKQKAHGPTLEVSEYQDRRQTTHKIAMEVPPISVELVRGVRMRATKRKSPALCSPYNERAVPIMIKQSAEERDMYYWLVWTQGENDNMEVYFDDTVLLTKIQMISMKPHSHVFEKVVDAWASYLNHMELYRAPSSPSRVFMTTFPCFPRSYSRLGSCYWVSSFLSEC